A portion of the Celeribacter baekdonensis genome contains these proteins:
- a CDS encoding DUF4174 domain-containing protein translates to MKHIYAAALTAVFLTSSPALQAQEVEFIVQDAGEIALSEFKWTHRVLVVFADSPLDPSFREQLDLLATRPEALLERDVVVITDTDPAAKSMVRTELRPRGFGLVIVDKDGRVMLRKPDPWNVREITRAIDKTPLRQQEIQNALQSER, encoded by the coding sequence ATGAAACATATCTATGCCGCAGCACTAACTGCCGTTTTTCTAACATCATCCCCCGCGCTCCAGGCGCAGGAAGTGGAATTTATTGTCCAAGACGCTGGCGAGATTGCACTCTCCGAGTTCAAATGGACCCACCGGGTCTTGGTGGTCTTTGCCGACAGCCCACTCGATCCGAGTTTCCGCGAACAATTGGACCTGTTGGCCACGCGCCCAGAGGCGCTTTTGGAGCGGGATGTGGTGGTGATCACCGACACCGACCCGGCGGCCAAAAGCATGGTGCGCACAGAGCTGCGTCCACGCGGATTTGGTCTTGTGATCGTCGACAAAGATGGCCGCGTAATGTTGCGCAAACCCGATCCATGGAATGTGCGCGAAATCACCCGTGCGATTGACAAAACGCCGCTGCGCCAGCAAGAAATCCAGAACGCATTGCAAAGCGAACGATAA
- the scpA gene encoding methylmalonyl-CoA mutase, protein MTDRKKWEALAEKELRGKPLETLDWETLEGIKVKPLYAEDDLEGMEHLGNTPGEAPFTRGVKATMYAGRPWTIRQYAGFSTAEESNAFYRKALDAGQQGVSVAFDLATHRGYDSDHPRVVGDVGKAGVAIDSVEDMKILFDGIPLDKVSVSMTMNGAVIPILASFIVTGEEQGHDKALLAGTIQNDILKEFMVRNTYIYPPEPSMKIIADIIEYTANEMPKFNSISISGYHMQEAGANLVQELAFTLADGREYVRTAIKAGMDVDRFAPRLSFFFAIGMNFFMEAAKLRAARYLWTRVMEEFDPKSDKSKMLRTHCQTSGVSLQEQDPYNNVIRTAYEAMSAALGGTQSLHTNALDEAIALPTEFSARIARNTQLILQEETGITHVVDPLAGSYYVESLTKELADKAWALMEEIEEMGGMTKAVNSGMPKLRIEETAARRQAQIDRGTEVIVGVNKYRKDKEDPIDILDVDNVAVRVSQVKRLETIRASRDGAAVEATLAALEEAAKSGKGNLLALAVDAARARATVGEISMAMEKVFGRHRAEVKTLAGVYGAAYEGDEGFAQIQKDVETFAEKEGRRPRMLVVKMGQDGHDRGAKVIATAFADIGFDVDVGPLFQTPEEAAQDAIDNDVHIIGISSQAAGHKTLAPKLIEALKEQGAEEIIVICGGVIPQQDYDYLYKAGVKAIFGPGTNIPAAAREILDILSADQN, encoded by the coding sequence ATGACGGACAGGAAAAAGTGGGAAGCGCTTGCCGAGAAAGAATTGCGTGGCAAACCGCTTGAGACGCTTGACTGGGAGACGCTTGAGGGCATCAAGGTCAAGCCGCTCTACGCCGAAGATGATTTGGAAGGTATGGAGCACCTTGGCAACACGCCGGGCGAGGCCCCGTTTACCCGTGGCGTAAAGGCGACGATGTACGCCGGGCGGCCCTGGACGATCCGCCAATATGCGGGCTTTTCCACCGCTGAAGAATCAAATGCGTTTTACCGCAAGGCGCTCGATGCGGGTCAGCAAGGCGTCTCTGTCGCTTTCGATCTGGCCACCCACCGCGGCTATGATTCCGATCACCCGCGCGTGGTGGGCGATGTCGGCAAAGCCGGCGTGGCGATTGATTCTGTCGAGGATATGAAAATCCTGTTTGACGGCATTCCGCTTGATAAAGTCTCCGTCTCGATGACGATGAACGGGGCTGTGATTCCGATTTTGGCGTCTTTCATTGTGACCGGCGAAGAGCAGGGCCATGACAAGGCGCTTTTGGCCGGAACCATCCAAAACGACATTCTCAAAGAGTTCATGGTGCGCAACACCTATATTTATCCGCCCGAACCTTCGATGAAAATCATCGCGGATATTATTGAATATACCGCCAATGAGATGCCGAAATTCAACTCGATTTCGATCTCCGGCTATCACATGCAGGAAGCGGGCGCGAACCTGGTGCAAGAGCTGGCCTTCACGCTGGCCGATGGGCGCGAATATGTGCGCACGGCGATCAAGGCGGGGATGGATGTGGACCGGTTCGCGCCGCGCCTGTCGTTCTTCTTTGCGATTGGTATGAATTTCTTTATGGAAGCCGCCAAGTTGCGCGCTGCGCGCTACCTGTGGACCCGGGTGATGGAAGAGTTCGATCCGAAATCTGACAAGTCCAAAATGTTGCGGACGCACTGCCAGACCTCTGGTGTCTCGCTGCAAGAACAAGATCCCTATAACAACGTCATCCGCACCGCCTATGAGGCGATGTCGGCGGCCTTGGGCGGCACGCAGTCGCTGCACACCAATGCGCTCGACGAAGCCATCGCTTTGCCGACCGAATTCTCGGCCCGCATCGCCCGCAACACTCAGTTGATCCTGCAAGAAGAGACCGGCATCACCCATGTGGTCGATCCGCTGGCGGGCTCTTACTATGTTGAAAGCCTGACCAAGGAACTTGCCGACAAAGCCTGGGCTTTGATGGAAGAGATCGAAGAGATGGGCGGCATGACCAAGGCGGTCAATTCCGGCATGCCAAAGCTGCGGATTGAAGAAACCGCCGCCCGGCGTCAGGCCCAGATCGACCGGGGCACCGAGGTGATCGTCGGCGTCAACAAATACCGCAAGGACAAAGAAGACCCGATCGACATTTTGGACGTCGACAACGTCGCTGTGCGTGTCAGCCAAGTCAAACGGTTGGAAACCATCCGCGCCAGCCGCGACGGGGCGGCAGTTGAGGCGACACTGGCCGCACTGGAAGAGGCGGCAAAATCCGGCAAGGGCAACCTGCTTGCGCTGGCGGTGGATGCCGCCCGCGCCCGTGCAACCGTGGGAGAAATCTCGATGGCTATGGAGAAAGTGTTTGGCCGCCACCGCGCCGAAGTGAAAACCTTGGCGGGCGTGTATGGCGCGGCCTATGAGGGCGACGAGGGCTTTGCCCAAATCCAAAAAGATGTGGAAACCTTTGCCGAGAAAGAGGGTCGCCGCCCGCGCATGCTGGTGGTGAAAATGGGCCAGGACGGCCATGATCGCGGCGCAAAAGTCATCGCCACGGCCTTTGCCGATATCGGTTTTGACGTCGACGTTGGCCCGCTGTTCCAAACCCCGGAAGAGGCCGCCCAAGACGCCATCGACAACGATGTGCATATCATTGGTATTTCCTCGCAAGCGGCGGGTCACAAGACCCTCGCGCCGAAGCTGATCGAAGCCCTGAAAGAACAAGGCGCCGAAGAGATTATCGTGATCTGTGGCGGTGTGATCCCGCAGCAAGATTACGACTATCTCTACAAAGCGGGCGTCAAAGCGATCTTTGGTCCGGGCACCAATATCCCGGCGGCTGCGCGTGAGATTTTGGATATTCTGAGCGCTGATCAGAACTGA
- the nhaA gene encoding Na+/H+ antiporter NhaA: protein MAVFFLLVGLELKRELLEGKLKNPRDVVLPGMAAVGGMFVPAIIYFALNLSSPETHSGWAIPAATDIAFALGILALVGDRVPSSLKIFLLTLAILDDLGAILIIAFFYTSELHLDYLFLAAIPLLIMFLMNRAGIHRIAPLILMGTILWVLVLKSGVHATLAGVITAFFIPLKDKWGKSPLHALEHALSPYVFFVIVPIFAFANAGVVLTGVTFADVFSPLPLGIALGLILGKQIGVFGITWLLVKFGAARKPFGATWMHIYGVAALAGIGFTMSLFIGGLSFEDAFHMNEVRIGVLSGSVISAIIGFTVLKLAPSAKGDKDAEEEILSPAVHASH from the coding sequence ATGGCGGTGTTTTTCCTGTTGGTTGGGTTGGAATTGAAGCGCGAGCTTTTGGAAGGCAAACTTAAAAATCCCCGCGATGTGGTTTTGCCGGGCATGGCCGCCGTGGGTGGCATGTTTGTGCCTGCGATCATCTATTTTGCGCTCAACCTCTCCTCGCCTGAGACTCACTCCGGCTGGGCGATCCCGGCGGCCACCGATATTGCCTTTGCTTTGGGCATTTTGGCGCTTGTCGGCGACCGCGTCCCCTCTTCGCTCAAAATCTTTTTGCTGACACTGGCCATTTTGGACGATTTAGGCGCGATCCTGATCATCGCGTTTTTCTACACCTCAGAGCTGCATCTCGATTACCTGTTCTTGGCCGCGATCCCGTTGCTGATCATGTTCCTGATGAACCGGGCGGGCATTCACCGCATCGCACCGCTCATTCTTATGGGCACGATCCTTTGGGTTTTGGTGCTCAAATCCGGGGTTCACGCAACCTTGGCCGGGGTGATCACCGCCTTCTTTATCCCTCTCAAAGACAAATGGGGCAAATCTCCGCTTCATGCGCTGGAACATGCGCTTTCGCCCTATGTCTTTTTTGTCATCGTGCCGATCTTTGCCTTCGCCAACGCCGGTGTTGTATTGACTGGTGTGACCTTCGCCGACGTGTTCTCACCGCTGCCTTTGGGCATCGCATTGGGTCTGATTCTGGGCAAACAAATCGGTGTGTTTGGCATCACATGGCTGTTGGTGAAATTCGGCGCCGCGCGCAAACCGTTTGGGGCCACGTGGATGCATATTTACGGTGTGGCCGCGCTTGCGGGCATCGGTTTCACCATGTCACTGTTCATCGGCGGGCTGTCCTTTGAGGATGCATTCCACATGAACGAAGTGCGCATCGGCGTGCTCTCAGGCTCTGTGATCTCCGCGATCATCGGCTTTACCGTGCTCAAACTCGCGCCCTCTGCCAAGGGTGACAAGGACGCAGAAGAGGAAATCCTCTCCCCTGCAGTTCACGCCTCTCACTGA
- a CDS encoding Na+/H+ antiporter NhaA, producing the protein MLLRKLEQFFDSEASGGIVLMVAAVAAMFVANSSLYPLYDGALSSYFSVTLGEKDYPNL; encoded by the coding sequence ATGCTCCTGCGCAAATTGGAACAATTCTTCGACAGTGAGGCCTCTGGTGGCATCGTGCTTATGGTGGCTGCCGTTGCCGCGATGTTCGTGGCTAACTCTTCGCTTTACCCGCTTTATGATGGCGCTCTCTCCTCATATTTCTCCGTAACTCTTGGGGAGAAGGATTATCCAAACCTTTGA
- a CDS encoding VOC family protein: MPYRIDHLVISAADLQQGKEWAEGLLDVTFGPRGVHPDMGTHNHLVAMHPDAYLEVIAPDHDALRPDYPRWFDLDNFGGPPRLTHWAVSCPDLEEAWELAPANAGRILSFRRGDYAWRMIVPDTGVLPFDDCFPALIEWHSPRPVPALPDPGLLMRRLKISHPEPDALRAALSPFVSALEHVRIVQSDTPGLTAEISTPSGEIWIA; the protein is encoded by the coding sequence ATGCCCTACCGGATTGATCATTTGGTGATTTCTGCTGCAGATTTGCAGCAGGGCAAAGAGTGGGCTGAGGGCTTGCTCGATGTCACATTCGGGCCGCGCGGCGTGCATCCCGATATGGGGACGCACAATCATTTGGTGGCGATGCATCCTGATGCCTACCTCGAAGTGATCGCGCCGGACCATGATGCGTTGCGCCCGGATTATCCGCGATGGTTCGATTTGGACAATTTTGGCGGCCCGCCGCGTCTGACCCATTGGGCCGTCTCTTGCCCGGATTTGGAAGAGGCATGGGAATTGGCCCCGGCCAATGCTGGGCGCATTCTGTCCTTTCGTCGGGGTGACTACGCATGGCGGATGATCGTGCCGGACACCGGTGTTTTGCCCTTTGATGATTGCTTTCCCGCCCTGATCGAATGGCACTCGCCGCGTCCGGTGCCTGCTTTGCCCGACCCCGGCCTTTTGATGCGCAGGCTCAAGATTTCTCACCCCGAGCCAGACGCGCTGCGTGCGGCGCTGTCGCCCTTTGTCTCGGCGTTGGAGCATGTGCGCATTGTACAATCGGACACCCCCGGTTTGACCGCCGAAATCAGCACCCCTTCTGGAGAAATTTGGATCGCATGA
- a CDS encoding GNAT family N-acetyltransferase, which produces MTHHPHLRDATADDAPALKAIMAPVIAGSTASFSSVERDVADWAAMVTDRHARGRAFYVAELEGEVVGYATYDQFRPGNNGYRFTMEHSVYLNDAAQGRGLGRVLMLMVEEHAREAGLHSMIGAVDGDNAASIAFHKALGYKEAGRVPQAGFKFERWLDVLFMQKIL; this is translated from the coding sequence ATGACACATCATCCTCACCTGCGCGACGCCACAGCGGACGATGCGCCCGCCCTCAAAGCCATTATGGCCCCGGTGATTGCGGGCTCGACCGCGTCGTTTTCCTCCGTTGAACGCGATGTGGCCGATTGGGCCGCGATGGTCACAGATCGCCACGCCCGTGGGCGCGCCTTTTATGTTGCCGAGCTTGAGGGCGAAGTGGTCGGCTATGCCACCTATGATCAGTTTCGCCCCGGCAACAATGGCTACCGCTTCACCATGGAACATTCGGTCTATCTCAATGATGCGGCGCAGGGGCGGGGCCTCGGCCGGGTGTTGATGTTGATGGTCGAAGAACATGCCCGCGAGGCCGGGTTGCATTCGATGATTGGTGCGGTTGATGGTGACAACGCCGCCTCCATCGCCTTTCACAAGGCGTTGGGGTATAAAGAGGCAGGGCGGGTGCCGCAGGCCGGGTTTAAATTTGAGCGCTGGCTCGATGTCCTGTTCATGCAGAAAATTCTGTAA
- a CDS encoding molecular chaperone DjiA: protein MSIWSLIMEALKALRAGESLASVFEQFRSEPERRVGFAIGVIALGAKMAKADGLVTRDEVTAFREVFQIAKEDEAAAARVFNLARQDVAGFEDYAKSVKKMYGSDCRPLMDLLDGLFHIAMADGEYHPGEDAFLTRVAEIFDVNDRAFRAMRARYVPDALRDPYDVLGVAPDAPLSDIKLAYRTLVRETHPDRMIARGVPEEALQLANDRMSEINAAWDEISAERAA, encoded by the coding sequence ATGTCGATTTGGTCCCTCATCATGGAGGCGCTCAAGGCGCTTCGGGCCGGTGAAAGCCTGGCCTCGGTCTTTGAACAGTTTCGTTCAGAGCCGGAACGGCGCGTGGGCTTTGCCATTGGGGTGATCGCTTTGGGCGCGAAAATGGCCAAGGCGGACGGGCTTGTCACCCGCGACGAGGTCACGGCCTTTCGCGAAGTGTTCCAAATCGCCAAAGAGGACGAAGCCGCCGCCGCGCGGGTGTTTAATCTGGCACGGCAAGACGTGGCGGGGTTCGAAGACTACGCCAAGAGCGTCAAGAAAATGTACGGCAGTGACTGCCGCCCGTTGATGGACCTGCTCGATGGTTTGTTCCACATCGCGATGGCGGACGGCGAATATCACCCCGGCGAAGATGCGTTTCTGACCCGTGTGGCCGAGATTTTTGACGTCAACGATCGGGCGTTTCGGGCCATGCGCGCGCGGTATGTCCCCGATGCGCTGCGCGATCCCTATGATGTGCTGGGGGTGGCGCCGGATGCGCCGCTCAGTGACATCAAATTGGCCTATCGCACCTTGGTGCGCGAAACCCATCCCGATCGTATGATTGCGCGTGGCGTGCCCGAAGAGGCGTTGCAATTGGCCAATGACCGGATGAGCGAAATCAATGCCGCTTGGGATGAAATCAGCGCAGAACGCGCGGCCTGA
- a CDS encoding endonuclease/exonuclease/phosphatase family protein, which yields MKSAQNARPDMRIATYNVEWFDALFDTHGRPLADDAWSARYNVTRAAQLEALGIVFTAMDADAVMVIEAPDTNRRRDTVRALEQFATWAGLRTTAVEMGFVNETQQEIALMYDPTVLRARHDPMGAPADLGSGLEVPAFNSVFRLDLDTDRDREEVRFSKPPLELAMETCADGYAFRMIGVHVKSKAPHGARGREDEIRISIENRRKQLAQCIWLRERVEAHLTAGEPIIVLGDFNDGPGLDEYEKLFGRSGVEVVMGREDPDVDQNMRLYDPHAIRAFARRGGEALSSSRFYIQHEKRYLSALLDYVMVSQNLRAGTAWRIWHPFDDPVCFTTPELQRALLTASDHFPVTIDLTLPPKDEISEQIG from the coding sequence ATGAAATCAGCGCAGAACGCGCGGCCTGACATGCGCATCGCCACGTATAATGTCGAATGGTTTGATGCGCTGTTTGACACGCATGGTCGGCCCTTGGCCGATGACGCATGGTCCGCCCGATACAATGTCACCCGCGCCGCTCAGCTTGAGGCATTGGGCATTGTTTTTACTGCGATGGACGCCGACGCGGTGATGGTGATTGAGGCCCCGGACACCAACCGTCGTCGCGACACGGTGCGCGCGCTGGAACAGTTTGCCACTTGGGCCGGGCTGCGCACCACCGCTGTGGAAATGGGGTTTGTCAACGAGACCCAGCAAGAGATTGCGCTGATGTATGACCCGACCGTGTTGCGGGCGCGCCATGACCCGATGGGGGCACCTGCGGATTTGGGGAGCGGGCTTGAGGTTCCGGCCTTTAATTCGGTGTTTCGGCTTGATCTCGACACGGATCGCGACCGTGAAGAGGTGCGGTTTTCCAAACCGCCCTTGGAGCTTGCGATGGAGACCTGTGCCGATGGCTATGCCTTTCGAATGATCGGCGTGCATGTGAAATCCAAGGCCCCACATGGCGCGCGTGGCCGCGAAGACGAGATCCGCATTTCGATTGAAAACCGCCGCAAACAATTGGCGCAATGCATTTGGCTGCGCGAGCGGGTCGAGGCGCATTTGACGGCGGGGGAGCCGATCATCGTGTTGGGGGATTTCAACGATGGGCCGGGGTTGGATGAGTATGAAAAACTGTTTGGACGCTCTGGCGTTGAGGTTGTGATGGGGCGCGAGGACCCGGATGTGGACCAAAATATGCGGCTCTATGATCCCCATGCGATCAGAGCCTTTGCGCGCCGTGGCGGTGAGGCCCTGTCATCGTCACGGTTTTATATCCAGCATGAAAAACGCTATCTGTCGGCCCTGTTGGATTATGTGATGGTCTCGCAAAATCTGCGGGCCGGGACGGCATGGCGGATTTGGCACCCGTTTGATGATCCGGTGTGTTTCACCACGCCGGAATTGCAACGGGCGCTTTTGACCGCCTCGGATCATTTTCCGGTCACGATTGACCTGACTTTGCCACCAAAGGATGAAATCTCAGAACAGATCGGGTAG
- a CDS encoding Ppx/GppA family phosphatase, with protein sequence MTTSTDAAQSGAEQQDWGVFGRPLFLDEEARALSRVGVVDVGSNSVRLVVFDGAARSPAYFYNEKIMCGLGAGLRETGRLNPEGKLRAMVAIRRFQKLAQGMGIPPLTAVATAAVREAEDGPAFREEIERETGLSLWVIDGEEEARLSAQGVLLGWPEADGLVCDIGGSSMELAVVTGGTVGKRLTSPLGPLKLQGLKGGRTGLKDHITPIMADLVAKMGKDHKRIYLVGGSWRAIARIDMERRNYPLHVLHEYRMSSRAVTDTIKFIRKSNMDELRAKTGTSSARMSLVPIASEVLRQLVHAFHPKEICISSYGIREGLLYEQMPDQIRARDPLIEACRFSEMKDARTPGFGKRLHRFIEPMFRARQYEKMRIVRAACLLHDVTWRAHPDYRAEVCFDNATRANLGGLTHNERIFLGLALLHRYKNSRDGTPFADLIAMLPDKDIRDAEVLGKAMRFGAMFAFEAPDELAKLDYFPKKKVLILTLRPEAEDLFGEVAQARFQSLANSLGAQAEIKHAKS encoded by the coding sequence TTGACCACATCGACGGATGCCGCCCAGTCTGGCGCGGAGCAACAGGATTGGGGCGTCTTTGGCCGCCCTCTGTTTCTCGACGAAGAGGCGCGGGCCTTGTCTCGTGTGGGCGTGGTTGATGTCGGATCAAACTCCGTGCGCCTTGTCGTCTTTGACGGTGCGGCGCGCAGTCCGGCCTATTTCTACAATGAGAAAATCATGTGTGGATTGGGCGCGGGATTGCGGGAAACCGGTCGATTGAACCCCGAAGGCAAATTGCGGGCCATGGTCGCCATCCGGCGGTTTCAAAAATTGGCCCAAGGCATGGGAATCCCCCCGCTCACAGCCGTTGCGACGGCTGCTGTGCGGGAGGCTGAGGACGGTCCTGCTTTTCGGGAGGAGATTGAGCGGGAGACCGGCCTCAGCCTTTGGGTGATTGACGGCGAAGAAGAGGCGCGGCTGTCGGCACAGGGCGTCTTGCTGGGCTGGCCCGAGGCGGATGGGTTGGTCTGTGACATTGGCGGCTCTTCAATGGAGCTTGCGGTCGTCACAGGCGGCACCGTTGGCAAACGTTTGACCTCGCCGCTTGGGCCGCTGAAACTTCAGGGGCTCAAAGGCGGGCGCACCGGTCTTAAGGACCATATCACCCCGATCATGGCCGATCTCGTTGCCAAAATGGGCAAGGATCACAAACGGATTTATCTGGTCGGCGGCTCATGGCGGGCGATTGCGCGGATCGACATGGAACGGCGCAATTATCCGCTACATGTGTTGCACGAATACCGGATGTCGAGCCGGGCGGTCACAGACACGATCAAATTTATTCGCAAAAGCAATATGGATGAATTGCGCGCCAAAACTGGCACCTCATCGGCGCGGATGAGCCTTGTTCCGATCGCCTCGGAAGTGCTGCGCCAATTGGTCCATGCCTTTCATCCAAAAGAGATTTGCATCTCGTCCTACGGTATCCGCGAGGGGCTTTTGTATGAGCAAATGCCTGACCAAATCCGCGCCCGTGACCCGTTGATCGAGGCCTGTCGTTTTTCCGAAATGAAAGACGCGCGCACGCCCGGATTTGGCAAGCGCTTGCACCGCTTCATCGAACCGATGTTCCGCGCCCGCCAATATGAAAAAATGCGCATCGTGCGCGCCGCTTGCCTGTTGCATGACGTGACATGGCGCGCGCATCCCGACTACCGGGCTGAGGTGTGTTTTGACAATGCGACCCGTGCCAACCTTGGTGGGCTGACCCACAATGAACGGATATTCCTTGGGTTGGCCTTGTTGCATCGCTACAAGAATTCGCGCGATGGCACGCCCTTTGCCGATCTGATTGCAATGCTGCCAGACAAAGACATCCGTGATGCCGAGGTCTTGGGCAAAGCCATGCGTTTTGGCGCGATGTTCGCGTTTGAAGCCCCCGATGAGCTGGCCAAACTCGACTATTTTCCGAAAAAGAAAGTGCTGATCCTGACCCTGCGCCCAGAGGCCGAAGACCTGTTTGGCGAAGTGGCACAGGCCCGGTTTCAATCGCTCGCCAACAGCTTGGGCGCGCAGGCCGAGATCAAACACGCCAAATCTTAA
- a CDS encoding AAA family ATPase: protein MAEQLTLDLPAREALGRDAFFVAPSNMLALATLDAVDTWPSGKLVLIGPAGAGKTHMAQVWAKDRDAVVLAPSTLAEADIPALAARRCVVVEDVDRLSDLPNARATEEALFHLHNLTLAEGGRLLLTARTAPNRWTLTLPDLASRMQGTPVAQIEPPDDMLLTVLLVKQFEDRQLIVPEALITWLVKRMERSAAAVRDIVEALDREALRAGKPISRALAARILDPEA from the coding sequence ATGGCCGAACAGCTCACCTTGGACTTGCCAGCCCGCGAAGCGCTGGGGCGGGATGCGTTTTTCGTTGCCCCTTCCAATATGCTGGCGCTGGCCACATTGGATGCGGTGGACACATGGCCCTCGGGCAAACTGGTCCTGATCGGCCCGGCAGGCGCGGGCAAAACCCATATGGCACAGGTCTGGGCGAAGGACCGCGATGCCGTGGTTCTCGCCCCATCGACGTTGGCAGAGGCCGACATCCCCGCCCTCGCTGCGCGCAGATGTGTTGTGGTCGAGGATGTCGATCGACTGTCCGATCTGCCCAATGCCCGCGCGACCGAAGAGGCGTTGTTTCACCTGCACAATCTGACTTTGGCCGAGGGCGGGCGACTTTTGCTCACCGCGCGCACGGCTCCAAACCGTTGGACCCTGACCCTGCCCGATCTGGCCTCCCGGATGCAAGGCACCCCCGTGGCGCAAATCGAGCCGCCCGATGACATGTTGCTGACCGTGCTTTTGGTCAAGCAATTTGAGGACCGCCAACTTATCGTGCCCGAGGCTCTGATCACATGGCTGGTCAAACGCATGGAACGGTCGGCCGCTGCGGTGCGCGACATTGTTGAGGCTCTGGACCGCGAGGCCCTGCGTGCCGGAAAGCCGATTTCGCGCGCCCTTGCGGCGCGGATTTTGGACCCCGAGGCCTAA
- a CDS encoding AI-2E family transporter codes for MALPVRDQMKYWGFAAAGFFAVLWLLGDVILPFVLGMAVAYMLDPVADRLESWGLSRVAATLTITLSAVILFVLAALVVLPTLVRQSTDLVDTAPELFDNLQSFLTAKFPVLLDENSQLHQTLLQIGEAIRSKGGELLSSVLSSAMSVFNVAVLLVLVPVITFYLLLDWDRMVAEVDKLLPRDYAPVIRNLASDIDRTLASFIRGQGTVCLILGTFYATSLMLVGLKFGLVAGAIAGILTFIPYVGVAVGGVLAIGLALFQFWGEWYWIAAVVGIFVFGQFVEGNILTPNLVGSSVGLHPVWLIFALSAFGTVFGFVGMLVAVPLAAALGVIARFATDQYREGRLYKGLSDEAAPMPEDQSEYDARSGES; via the coding sequence ATGGCGTTACCAGTCCGTGATCAGATGAAATACTGGGGCTTTGCAGCAGCAGGGTTCTTTGCCGTGCTGTGGTTGCTCGGCGATGTGATTTTGCCCTTCGTTCTCGGTATGGCCGTGGCCTATATGCTTGATCCGGTGGCGGATCGGCTTGAGTCATGGGGGCTGAGCCGTGTTGCCGCGACATTGACGATCACCCTAAGCGCCGTCATTTTATTCGTGCTGGCCGCCTTGGTGGTGTTGCCGACTCTGGTGCGGCAATCAACCGATTTGGTCGATACAGCGCCAGAGCTTTTTGACAATCTCCAGAGCTTTTTAACCGCGAAGTTCCCGGTTTTACTGGATGAAAACTCGCAATTGCACCAAACGCTGTTGCAGATCGGTGAAGCGATCAGATCAAAGGGCGGAGAGCTTTTGTCCTCTGTTTTATCCTCGGCGATGAGCGTGTTTAACGTCGCAGTGCTGCTCGTCTTGGTGCCGGTGATCACCTTTTATCTGTTGCTCGACTGGGACCGCATGGTCGCCGAAGTCGACAAGCTGTTGCCACGCGATTACGCACCGGTGATCCGCAATCTCGCCTCTGATATTGATCGCACACTGGCCTCGTTCATTCGCGGCCAAGGCACAGTCTGCCTCATTTTGGGGACGTTTTATGCCACGAGCCTGATGCTGGTGGGGTTGAAATTCGGCCTTGTCGCGGGCGCGATTGCCGGGATTTTGACCTTTATCCCCTATGTCGGCGTCGCCGTGGGTGGCGTTTTGGCTATCGGTTTGGCGCTGTTTCAGTTTTGGGGTGAATGGTATTGGATCGCCGCCGTGGTTGGCATTTTTGTCTTTGGGCAATTCGTTGAGGGCAATATCCTAACCCCCAATTTGGTCGGCTCTTCCGTCGGCTTGCACCCGGTGTGGCTGATCTTTGCGCTGTCTGCCTTTGGCACGGTGTTTGGCTTTGTCGGCATGTTGGTGGCCGTACCGCTTGCCGCAGCGCTCGGTGTGATCGCCCGGTTTGCCACGGATCAATACCGTGAGGGCCGCCTCTACAAAGGTCTCTCTGATGAGGCCGCTCCAATGCCCGAGGACCAATCAGAATACGACGCTCGCAGCGGCGAAAGCTAA